In one window of Calypte anna isolate BGI_N300 chromosome 1, bCalAnn1_v1.p, whole genome shotgun sequence DNA:
- the MGP gene encoding matrix Gla protein codes for MRTLIILTLLAVLVVAATCYESHESMESHEYLNPFINRRRANDFIQADTRLEAVTRERIRERAKGPQERQREICEDYYPCELYAFRHGYAAAYKHYFGRRRTK; via the exons ATGCGCACTCTCATCATCCTTACACTCCTGGCTGTTTTGGTAGTGGCTGCTACTTGCTATG agTCCCATGAGAGCATGGAATCCCATGAGTATCTCA ATCCCTTCATCAACAGGCGAAGGGCCAATGACTTCATACAGGCTGACACAAGACTAGAAGCTGTCACTCGGGAAAG GATCAGGGAGCGTGCTAAGGGACCCCAGGAACGTCAGAGGGAGATCTGTGAGGACTACTACCCCTGCGAGCTGTACGCTTTTCGCCATGGCTATGCTGCTGCTTACAAGCACTATTTTGGGAGGAGGAGAACTAAGTAA